In a single window of the Saccharothrix australiensis genome:
- a CDS encoding activator-dependent family glycosyltransferase has product MRVLFATEPGYTLFQFMVPLAWALRAAGHEVRVASQPDFAPLVAETGLTAVPVGRNFVAGPVSPDEPDDVLAAPYDVADHPERATWEHLRAGYRQQLDEFYKPVNFPVIGGLVEFARRWRPDLVFWEPGCYAGAIAAHVVGAAHARVLWSRDVFGVAREHYLRLRDQRPADDREDPLAEWLAFYAERHGVDYAEDMACGHFTVTAFPESLRIQADRLTYLPVRHVPYGGRATVRPWLWRTSGRRRIALTLGSSVVHEHPGGHVLDVRDVLAALADLDVEVVATIAEREQPKLGRVPDNATVVPFAPLDDLVPTCAAVIHHAGPGTLATTSLHGVPQLALPWEFDEPAVAELLARQGAALTTHATRATGDTVRRDVLRLLDEPSFTAAAGRLRAEMLSMPTPAEVVRDLEELTDRHRAAPAGRR; this is encoded by the coding sequence GTGCGCGTCCTGTTCGCCACCGAGCCGGGCTACACCCTGTTCCAGTTCATGGTGCCGCTGGCGTGGGCGCTGCGCGCCGCCGGGCACGAGGTGCGCGTCGCGAGCCAGCCGGACTTCGCGCCGCTGGTCGCCGAGACCGGGCTGACCGCGGTGCCCGTCGGCCGGAACTTCGTGGCGGGCCCGGTCTCCCCCGACGAGCCGGACGACGTGCTGGCCGCGCCGTACGACGTGGCCGACCACCCCGAGCGGGCCACGTGGGAGCACCTGCGGGCGGGGTACCGGCAGCAGCTCGACGAGTTCTACAAGCCGGTGAACTTCCCGGTGATCGGCGGCCTGGTCGAGTTCGCCCGGCGCTGGCGGCCGGACCTGGTGTTCTGGGAACCCGGCTGCTACGCCGGGGCGATCGCGGCCCACGTGGTCGGCGCGGCGCACGCGCGGGTGCTGTGGAGCCGGGACGTCTTCGGCGTCGCCCGCGAGCACTACCTGCGGCTCCGGGACCAGCGGCCGGCGGACGACCGGGAGGACCCGCTGGCCGAGTGGCTCGCCTTCTACGCCGAGCGCCACGGCGTCGACTACGCCGAGGACATGGCGTGCGGGCACTTCACCGTCACCGCGTTCCCCGAGTCGCTGCGCATCCAGGCCGACCGGCTGACCTACCTGCCGGTGCGGCACGTGCCCTACGGCGGCCGGGCGACCGTGCGGCCGTGGCTGTGGCGGACCTCCGGGCGGCGGCGGATCGCGCTCACCCTGGGCAGCAGCGTCGTCCACGAGCACCCCGGCGGGCACGTCCTGGACGTCCGGGACGTCCTCGCCGCGCTGGCCGACCTGGACGTGGAGGTGGTGGCCACCATCGCCGAGCGGGAGCAGCCGAAGCTGGGTCGCGTGCCGGACAACGCCACGGTCGTGCCGTTCGCCCCGCTCGACGACCTCGTGCCGACCTGCGCCGCCGTCATCCACCACGCCGGTCCGGGCACGCTGGCCACCACGTCGCTGCACGGCGTGCCGCAGTTGGCGCTGCCGTGGGAGTTCGACGAGCCCGCCGTCGCCGAACTGCTCGCGCGGCAGGGCGCGGCGCTCACCACGCACGCGACCAGGGCGACCGGCGACACCGTGCGCCGGGACGTGCTGCGGCTGCTGGACGAGCCGTCGTTCACGGCGGCGGCGGGCCGGCTGCGCGCCGAGATGCTCTCGATGCCCACTCCCGCCGAGGTCGTGCGCGACTTGGAAGAACTCACCGACCGGCACCGCGCGGCGCCGGCCGGGCGACGCTGA
- a CDS encoding activator-dependent family glycosyltransferase, with protein sequence MRVLFTTLPGPTLLYFMAPLAWALRIAGHEVRVACEPDFVETVTQAGLTAVPVGVGDEESAGDDEDDDEPETGEVPAPYDAAVSPGSVEWEHMLTGYRGCTTGWHRPMNDVLTADLVDFARRWRPDLVLWEPCAFAGAIAAKACGAAHARVMWCLDVFGVAREHFLRLKAERPAGDHEDPLADWLAEEAARYGFEFTEDMVTGHFTIEQLPPSIRLHAEGLDYLPLRYTPYGGPATVPDWLWAPPERPRVALTLGLSLAVEIDRYAVDVQGVIDAVADLDVELVATVHDSQRHTLTSIPDNVRVVPYVPLHHLAPTCAAVIHHAGAGTLATTTLHGVPQLALPWEFDEPMIADGLVRSGAGLALPATEATGAAVRERLRGLLDEPAFRQGAGRLRDEMLAMPDPHEVVLRLEELAGKHRSAPAGA encoded by the coding sequence ATGCGCGTCCTGTTCACCACGCTACCCGGACCCACCCTGCTGTACTTCATGGCGCCGCTCGCGTGGGCGTTGCGCATCGCCGGTCACGAGGTGCGCGTCGCGTGCGAGCCGGACTTCGTGGAGACCGTCACGCAAGCCGGGCTCACCGCCGTCCCGGTCGGCGTGGGCGACGAGGAGTCCGCCGGGGACGACGAGGACGACGACGAACCGGAGACCGGTGAGGTGCCGGCGCCCTACGACGCGGCGGTGTCGCCGGGAAGCGTCGAGTGGGAGCACATGCTGACCGGTTACCGGGGATGCACCACCGGGTGGCACCGGCCGATGAACGACGTCCTCACCGCGGACCTGGTCGACTTCGCCCGCCGATGGCGGCCCGACCTGGTCCTGTGGGAGCCCTGCGCCTTCGCCGGGGCCATCGCGGCCAAGGCGTGCGGCGCGGCCCACGCGCGGGTGATGTGGTGCCTGGACGTGTTCGGCGTCGCCCGCGAGCACTTCCTGCGGCTCAAGGCCGAGCGGCCGGCCGGTGACCACGAGGACCCGCTCGCCGACTGGCTCGCGGAGGAGGCCGCCCGATACGGCTTCGAGTTCACCGAGGACATGGTCACCGGCCACTTCACGATCGAGCAGCTGCCGCCCTCGATCCGGCTGCACGCCGAGGGGCTGGACTACCTGCCCCTGCGGTACACGCCCTACGGCGGCCCCGCGACCGTGCCCGACTGGCTCTGGGCGCCGCCCGAGCGGCCCCGCGTCGCGCTCACCCTCGGCCTGAGCCTCGCGGTGGAGATCGACCGCTACGCGGTGGACGTGCAGGGCGTCATCGACGCCGTCGCCGACCTCGACGTCGAACTCGTCGCCACCGTCCACGACAGCCAACGGCACACGTTGACGTCCATTCCGGACAACGTCCGGGTCGTGCCGTACGTGCCCCTGCACCACCTCGCGCCCACTTGCGCCGCGGTGATCCACCACGCGGGCGCGGGCACCCTGGCCACCACCACGCTGCACGGCGTGCCCCAGCTCGCGCTGCCGTGGGAGTTCGACGAGCCGATGATCGCCGACGGGCTCGTCCGGAGCGGAGCGGGCCTGGCGCTGCCGGCGACCGAGGCGACCGGCGCGGCGGTGCGCGAGCGGCTGCGCGGGCTGCTCGACGAACCGGCCTTCCGGCAGGGCGCCGGGCGGCTGCGCGACGAGATGCTCGCCATGCCCGACCCGCACGAGGTCGTCCTGCGGCTGGAGGAGCTGGCCGGGAAGCACCGGAGCGCTCCCGCCGGCGCGTGA
- a CDS encoding MAB_1171c family putative transporter, with the protein MGEWLRFYVPVALVWAVVLAQLVRFRRPTGANAMTWVVLCAIAVLLTVQAPYGYRMAGALTGVPNIGRLIDHAGMLVAGWGAHNMLLRVNYPGATRKSLRYGLWVAAAFAVMCACFAFTDAPVDDVRFAARYATTPGVLEYWLAYLAGLLPPVVQTTRLAVRYAAMTTDPALRVGLRMIAAGTVCMVVYHVHKAVFFAAHRFGLVYPKALSTPLDRYPVFGAAVLVLIGVALPAWRNVARAVDWVRNYRTYQRLRPLWLDLCRTSPHIVLVPPRPRWVELFDVRDLNLRVYRRVVEVRDGRLALRPHLDPEVIATAEAEATRAGLVGREFDAFVEAITLTSALRAAEAGAPSPAAHSPVPTPGGRDLDSDIAFLTDVAIAYRHVRRKPPPRPVERGVW; encoded by the coding sequence ATGGGTGAGTGGCTGCGGTTCTACGTCCCGGTGGCGCTGGTGTGGGCGGTCGTGCTCGCGCAACTGGTGAGGTTCCGCCGGCCGACCGGCGCCAACGCCATGACGTGGGTCGTCCTGTGCGCCATCGCCGTGCTGCTGACCGTGCAGGCGCCTTACGGGTACCGGATGGCCGGCGCGCTGACCGGGGTGCCGAACATCGGCCGGCTGATCGACCACGCCGGGATGCTGGTCGCCGGCTGGGGCGCGCACAACATGCTGCTGCGCGTCAACTACCCCGGTGCCACCCGGAAGTCGCTGCGGTACGGGCTGTGGGTGGCGGCGGCGTTCGCGGTGATGTGCGCGTGCTTCGCGTTCACCGACGCACCGGTCGACGACGTGCGGTTCGCCGCCCGGTACGCGACGACACCCGGCGTGCTGGAGTACTGGCTCGCGTACCTGGCGGGCCTGCTGCCGCCGGTGGTCCAGACGACCAGGCTGGCCGTCCGGTACGCCGCGATGACCACCGACCCCGCGCTGCGCGTCGGGTTGCGGATGATCGCCGCGGGCACGGTGTGCATGGTGGTCTACCACGTGCACAAGGCGGTGTTCTTCGCCGCGCACCGCTTCGGGCTGGTCTACCCCAAGGCGCTGAGCACGCCGCTGGACCGGTACCCCGTGTTCGGCGCGGCGGTCCTGGTCCTGATCGGCGTCGCGCTGCCCGCGTGGCGGAACGTGGCGCGGGCGGTCGACTGGGTCCGCAACTACCGCACCTACCAGCGGCTCCGCCCGCTGTGGCTGGACCTCTGCCGGACCAGCCCGCACATCGTGCTCGTGCCGCCCCGGCCGAGGTGGGTGGAGCTGTTCGACGTCCGCGACCTGAACCTGCGGGTGTACCGGCGGGTGGTGGAGGTGCGGGACGGCAGGCTCGCCCTCCGGCCGCACCTCGACCCGGAGGTGATCGCCACGGCGGAGGCGGAAGCCACCAGGGCCGGGCTCGTCGGCCGCGAGTTCGACGCGTTCGTGGAGGCGATCACGCTGACCAGCGCCCTGCGCGCCGCCGAGGCCGGCGCGCCGTCGCCCGCGGCGCACTCGCCGGTGCCCACCCCCGGCGGCCGTGACCTGGACAGCGACATCGCGTTCCTCACCGACGTCGCGATCGCCTACCGGCACGTCCGCCGCAAGCCGCCGCCGCGTCCGGTGGAGCGGGGCGTGTGGTGA
- a CDS encoding helix-turn-helix domain-containing protein: MPGPSPTHDRTLAAKIDHLFRTVRPPSGKEYSFEEVAETVRAGGGPTISGTYLWQLRKGLRDNPTRRHLEALAGFFGVPPAYFFDDDTTRQVDAELALIAALRDASVRQIAMRAAGLSPRSLGAITEMVERAREIEGLPDPPAPDPPAADPPAHGSR, from the coding sequence GTGCCGGGTCCTTCCCCGACGCACGATCGAACCCTCGCAGCGAAGATCGACCACCTCTTCCGCACCGTCCGGCCGCCGAGCGGCAAGGAGTACAGCTTCGAGGAGGTGGCCGAGACCGTCCGCGCGGGCGGTGGCCCGACGATCTCGGGCACCTACCTGTGGCAGCTGCGCAAGGGCTTGCGCGACAACCCGACCAGGCGCCACCTCGAAGCGCTGGCCGGTTTCTTCGGTGTCCCGCCCGCGTACTTCTTCGACGACGACACGACCCGGCAGGTCGACGCGGAACTGGCGCTGATCGCCGCGCTCCGCGACGCCTCGGTGCGGCAGATCGCGATGCGCGCCGCCGGGCTGTCCCCGAGGAGCCTCGGCGCGATCACCGAGATGGTGGAGCGGGCACGGGAGATCGAGGGCCTGCCCGACCCGCCGGCTCCGGACCCGCCGGCGGCCGACCCGCCCGCGCACGGGAGCCGCTGA
- a CDS encoding activator-dependent family glycosyltransferase, translating into MRVLLITHPGNTVFYPLVPLAWAFRAAGHEVRVASNPEFADTITLAGLTAVPVGRPGRAAQSAEEPAEGDVDTGLNPPYDAAEDPAKITWEHLRDGYREDVPWWFTAFTAPILADLVAYARWWRPDLVVWEPTSYAGPIVAGACGAAHARALWSLDVFGVTRGHFRRLRDGRPPEDRDDALAESFTRYGRRYGVGFTEDMATGHFTIDLLPPSLALPTDLPRVGVRFVPYGGSASVPRWLWAPPERPRVAITLGSSLLSERPAEYGFDLQDVLDSLADLDVDVVATVADRERALLRRIPPGATIVPYVPLHALAPTCSAIVHHAGIGTLATTSFYGVPQLALPWEFDEPLLARNLAAQGAGLAVDPAGTTAGDIRENLLRILREPSFKHSAERLGEEMRTMPSPLEAVREIERRTAAHRT; encoded by the coding sequence ATGCGCGTCCTGCTCATCACCCACCCTGGCAACACCGTCTTCTACCCGCTGGTGCCGTTGGCGTGGGCGTTCCGCGCCGCCGGCCACGAGGTGCGCGTCGCGAGCAACCCGGAGTTCGCCGACACCATCACCCTCGCCGGGCTGACCGCCGTACCGGTGGGTCGCCCCGGCCGCGCGGCGCAGTCCGCCGAGGAGCCCGCCGAGGGTGACGTCGACACGGGCCTCAACCCGCCGTACGACGCGGCCGAGGACCCGGCGAAGATCACCTGGGAGCACCTGCGGGACGGGTACCGCGAGGACGTCCCGTGGTGGTTCACCGCGTTCACCGCGCCGATCCTGGCCGACCTGGTGGCCTACGCCCGCTGGTGGCGGCCCGACCTGGTGGTGTGGGAGCCGACCAGCTACGCCGGGCCGATCGTGGCCGGGGCGTGCGGCGCGGCGCACGCCAGGGCGCTGTGGAGCCTGGACGTCTTCGGCGTCACGCGGGGCCACTTCCGGCGGCTGCGGGACGGCCGACCGCCGGAGGACCGCGACGACGCCCTCGCCGAGTCGTTCACGCGGTACGGGCGGCGGTACGGCGTGGGGTTCACCGAGGACATGGCGACCGGGCACTTCACGATCGACCTGTTGCCGCCGTCGCTGGCCCTCCCGACCGACCTGCCCCGGGTCGGGGTGCGCTTCGTGCCCTACGGCGGGTCGGCGAGCGTCCCCCGGTGGCTGTGGGCGCCGCCGGAACGGCCGCGCGTCGCCATCACCCTGGGCAGCAGCCTCCTCTCCGAGCGGCCCGCCGAGTACGGCTTCGACCTCCAGGACGTGCTCGACTCGCTCGCGGACCTGGACGTCGACGTCGTGGCGACGGTCGCCGACCGGGAGCGGGCGCTGCTGCGGCGCATCCCGCCCGGGGCCACCATCGTGCCCTACGTCCCGCTGCACGCGCTCGCGCCGACCTGCTCGGCGATCGTGCACCACGCCGGCATCGGCACCCTGGCCACCACGTCGTTCTACGGCGTGCCGCAGCTGGCGCTGCCGTGGGAGTTCGACGAGCCGCTGCTGGCCCGCAACCTCGCCGCGCAGGGCGCGGGACTGGCCGTGGACCCCGCCGGGACGACCGCCGGGGACATCCGGGAAAACCTGCTCCGAATACTCCGGGAACCCTCGTTCAAGCATTCCGCCGAACGGCTCGGCGAAGAGATGCGAACGATGCCGTCCCCGCTCGAAGCCGTCCGGGAAATCGAACGGCGCACGGCCGCGCACCGCACTTGA
- a CDS encoding abortive infection protein, protein MGSSLVHKGINYTVGLNYVGEGCTRDIWRTELVEQELRVIRDELHCTAVNVYGTEVPRLVEAATIALSLGLDVWLQPRLYDVDAAETLDHLADAARAAERLRARHPERVVLNVGCEYSLYTDGIIPGEDAAAKGLPLGSPRWWPVLPLFNQRLNFLLANAAAVARANFTGPLTYGAGLWEQVDWTLFDIVGSNYYRHEHNEANYRQGLRRLHRHGKPVAVLEFGCGGYRGAEKDGPRAQRLVTWDASAHTSVRESAPPRDEAAQARYLADLIELYAAEGVFAAFAFEFIQPASPHSPDPRLDLDRAGYTLVKVHAEDAELPYSSGHWEPKAAFHEVAKRYRAL, encoded by the coding sequence ATGGGGTCGAGCCTGGTCCACAAAGGAATCAATTACACCGTCGGTCTCAACTACGTCGGTGAGGGGTGCACCCGCGACATCTGGCGGACGGAACTCGTCGAACAGGAGTTGCGGGTGATCCGCGACGAGTTGCACTGCACGGCGGTGAACGTCTACGGCACCGAGGTCCCCCGGCTGGTGGAGGCCGCGACCATCGCGCTGTCCCTCGGGCTCGACGTGTGGCTCCAGCCCCGGCTGTACGACGTCGACGCGGCGGAAACCCTCGACCACCTCGCGGACGCGGCGCGGGCCGCCGAGCGGCTGCGCGCGCGCCACCCGGAGCGGGTGGTGCTCAACGTCGGGTGCGAGTACTCGCTCTACACCGACGGGATCATCCCCGGCGAGGACGCGGCGGCGAAGGGCCTCCCGCTCGGCTCGCCGCGCTGGTGGCCGGTGCTGCCGCTGTTCAACCAGCGGCTGAACTTCCTGCTCGCCAACGCGGCGGCGGTGGCGAGGGCGAATTTCACGGGCCCGCTCACCTACGGGGCGGGCCTGTGGGAGCAGGTCGACTGGACGCTGTTCGACATCGTCGGCTCGAATTACTACCGGCACGAGCACAACGAGGCGAATTACCGGCAGGGATTGCGCCGGCTGCACCGGCACGGCAAACCGGTGGCCGTCCTGGAGTTCGGCTGCGGCGGTTACCGGGGCGCGGAGAAGGACGGCCCGCGGGCGCAGCGCCTGGTCACCTGGGACGCCTCGGCCCACACGTCGGTGCGGGAGTCCGCGCCGCCGAGGGACGAGGCGGCACAGGCCCGCTACCTCGCCGACCTGATCGAGCTCTACGCCGCGGAGGGCGTGTTCGCCGCGTTCGCGTTCGAGTTCATCCAGCCGGCCTCGCCGCACTCGCCGGACCCGCGCCTCGACCTCGACCGGGCGGGCTACACCCTGGTCAAGGTCCACGCCGAGGACGCCGAGCTGCCCTACTCCAGCGGCCACTGGGAGCCGAAGGCCGCCTTCCACGAGGTGGCGAAGCGCTACCGGGCGCTGTGA
- a CDS encoding ABC transporter ATP-binding protein, with the protein MERKETETDRAGVFTLSAWRELLAYARPYRGAVVLGGALSLLGGLTGLVEPLVTKELVDALERGETVAGLLLLLTAAVLGSTVVNLLGAFLLGRTAESVVRDARVGLIHRILRLRVPQFARFPPGDLMSRVGTDTTLLNQAVSHALIDSVKGALMMIAILVVMVVMEPVLVLVTLGVLGVCGVLVGLLAPFYTRYNVTVQESLGDINNTLERALGAFRTIKATGVERRVEAEAVAASERAWKYGVRLAGMDGAMGALALMGIHLSFLAVLGIGGARVASGDTAIGTLIAFLLYLFYLIEPATELIDSVARFSAGVAAVRRVREVQRLDVEADGTPTPADPAPAAGADRCASLRFEDVVFRYPDTESPVHHGVSFDVPPGGVTAFVGGSGAGKSTIFALIERFYEPDGGRILLDGVDLGQWPLHRLRSGIGYVEQDAPVLAGTLRENLLLGVEHATDDDLAGVLASTRLDGLVARLPDGLDTRVGHRGSTLSGGERQRVAVARALLRKPRLLLLDEVTSQLDAVNELALREAIEQAARRTTVLVVAHRLSTVTRADRIVVMDAGRVRAVGTHRDLVESDDLYRELAATQLLTAQ; encoded by the coding sequence GTGGAGCGGAAGGAAACCGAGACCGATCGAGCAGGCGTGTTCACGCTGTCGGCCTGGCGGGAGCTGCTGGCCTACGCCCGGCCGTACCGCGGCGCGGTGGTGCTCGGCGGCGCGCTGAGCCTCCTCGGCGGTCTGACGGGGCTGGTGGAACCGCTGGTCACCAAGGAGTTGGTGGACGCGCTGGAGCGCGGCGAGACGGTGGCGGGGCTGCTCCTGCTGTTGACCGCGGCGGTGCTCGGCAGCACGGTGGTCAACCTGCTCGGCGCGTTCCTGCTGGGCCGCACCGCCGAATCGGTGGTCCGCGACGCCAGGGTCGGCCTGATCCACCGCATCCTGCGGCTTCGGGTGCCCCAGTTCGCGCGGTTCCCGCCGGGCGACCTGATGTCCAGGGTCGGCACCGACACCACGCTGCTGAACCAGGCGGTCAGCCACGCCCTGATCGACTCGGTCAAGGGCGCCCTGATGATGATCGCCATCCTGGTCGTCATGGTGGTCATGGAGCCGGTCCTGGTGCTGGTGACGCTCGGCGTGCTCGGCGTCTGCGGTGTCCTGGTCGGGCTCCTCGCGCCGTTCTACACCCGCTACAACGTCACGGTCCAGGAGTCGCTGGGCGACATCAACAACACCCTGGAACGCGCCCTGGGCGCGTTCCGGACCATCAAGGCCACGGGTGTCGAGCGGAGGGTGGAGGCGGAGGCCGTCGCGGCGTCCGAGCGGGCCTGGAAGTACGGCGTGCGGCTGGCCGGGATGGACGGCGCGATGGGCGCGCTCGCGCTGATGGGCATCCACCTGTCGTTCCTGGCGGTGCTCGGCATCGGCGGCGCGCGGGTGGCGTCCGGCGACACCGCGATCGGCACGCTCATCGCGTTCCTGCTCTACCTGTTCTACCTGATCGAGCCGGCGACCGAGCTGATCGACTCGGTGGCGCGGTTCAGCGCGGGCGTCGCGGCGGTGCGCCGGGTCCGCGAGGTGCAGCGGCTCGACGTCGAGGCCGACGGCACGCCGACGCCGGCGGACCCGGCACCGGCCGCCGGTGCGGACCGGTGCGCGTCGCTGCGGTTCGAGGACGTCGTCTTCCGGTACCCGGACACCGAGTCGCCGGTGCACCACGGCGTCAGCTTCGACGTGCCGCCGGGCGGTGTGACCGCGTTCGTCGGCGGGTCCGGCGCGGGCAAGTCGACCATCTTCGCGTTGATCGAGCGGTTCTACGAGCCGGACGGCGGGCGCATCCTGCTCGACGGGGTGGACCTCGGCCAGTGGCCGCTGCACCGCCTGCGGTCCGGGATCGGCTACGTCGAGCAGGACGCGCCGGTGCTGGCCGGCACGCTGCGGGAGAACCTGCTGCTGGGCGTCGAGCACGCGACCGACGACGACCTCGCCGGGGTGTTGGCGAGCACCCGGCTCGACGGGCTGGTGGCGCGCCTGCCCGACGGGCTGGACACCAGGGTCGGCCACCGCGGCAGCACCCTGTCCGGCGGTGAGCGGCAGCGGGTCGCGGTCGCCCGCGCCCTGCTGCGGAAACCGCGGCTGCTGCTGCTCGACGAGGTGACCTCGCAGCTGGACGCGGTGAACGAGCTGGCGCTGCGCGAGGCGATCGAGCAGGCGGCCCGGCGCACCACGGTCCTGGTGGTCGCGCACCGGCTGTCCACGGTGACCCGCGCGGACCGGATCGTGGTGATGGACGCGGGCCGCGTGCGGGCCGTCGGCACCCACCGCGACCTGGTCGAGAGCGACGACCTCTACCGCGAGCTGGCGGCGACCCAACTGCTCACCGCCCAGTGA
- a CDS encoding LmbU family transcriptional regulator has protein sequence MTTRTSFSLPPDFPMDEWSRIGHQINALSVSSAWWLGDWLIYGQAQYPDRYKQAIEQTSLDYQTLRNYAWVARQYPVTRRRSALSFQHHAELAALTPFEQDQWLDRAERFGWSRNELRNRVRASRKIDRAGGGAADRTLQIQMTVPPSQKQRWMQAASRTEQDFTAWMVAVLDDAAATTLETVSKHLGSSN, from the coding sequence GTGACGACGCGGACGAGTTTCAGCCTGCCACCGGATTTCCCGATGGACGAGTGGAGCAGGATCGGTCACCAGATCAACGCGCTGTCCGTGTCGTCGGCCTGGTGGCTGGGTGATTGGTTGATCTACGGTCAGGCGCAGTACCCGGACCGCTACAAGCAGGCGATCGAGCAGACCTCGCTCGATTACCAGACGCTGCGGAACTACGCGTGGGTGGCCAGGCAGTACCCGGTCACCCGCCGGAGGTCGGCGTTGAGCTTCCAGCACCACGCCGAGCTCGCCGCGCTGACGCCGTTCGAGCAGGACCAGTGGCTCGACCGGGCGGAGCGCTTCGGCTGGTCGCGGAACGAGTTGCGCAACCGCGTCCGGGCGAGTCGGAAGATCGACCGCGCGGGCGGTGGTGCGGCGGATCGGACGTTGCAGATCCAGATGACCGTGCCGCCGAGCCAGAAGCAGCGTTGGATGCAGGCCGCGTCGAGGACCGAGCAGGACTTCACGGCGTGGATGGTGGCGGTGCTGGACGACGCGGCGGCGACCACGTTGGAGACGGTGAGCAAGCACCTGGGGTCGAGCAACTGA
- a CDS encoding WGR domain-containing protein, which yields MSGTTYLELSEANGGAHKFYEVRVDGTEVTITYGRIGEQGQVRTASFADHAKALKAAEKKIGEKVRKGYAPAVKGVRQRRPVSRRQIVSTRSTARQAPVLWRFASGAPAFGIFIGEDHAWVGNEKGDVYTLTHDGRVTGRFGLPDSVKCIVADDFWIYAGCDDGQVYDLGAKVPRVAYEIADDVDIYWLDIHDGVLGVSDRQGRVTVVDHEDEFQWSCPAVGDSAWMVRCSAEGVFHGHSRGVTHYTGRGHRAWHADTVGEVLFGWQERTEVFAGTSRGRVHRFAKSDGRETGTYRCDAAVFSCATSPDGEFVFAGDNQSSVYCFAADGTRLWKLATGCGSAFSMQYRDERLYLVTTDGSLACLDASRDAVRAAEQGQLPQRKDIKAGSIDRVEATAEVEVVSHVAPGEGVVVECVQEGGRVRVHVVSDGYDHTWGVQFPKDIRVPGARYLVSEVLTSASGSFYRTRGEIRRLR from the coding sequence ATGTCTGGCACGACGTACCTGGAGCTGTCCGAGGCGAACGGTGGCGCGCACAAGTTCTACGAGGTGCGGGTCGACGGCACCGAGGTCACCATCACCTACGGGCGCATCGGGGAGCAGGGCCAGGTCAGGACCGCGTCCTTCGCCGACCACGCCAAGGCGCTCAAGGCGGCCGAGAAGAAGATCGGCGAGAAGGTCCGCAAGGGCTACGCCCCCGCCGTCAAGGGCGTGCGGCAGCGCCGCCCGGTCAGCAGGCGGCAGATCGTCAGCACGCGCTCGACCGCGCGCCAGGCGCCGGTGCTGTGGCGGTTCGCGTCCGGCGCGCCGGCGTTCGGCATCTTCATCGGCGAGGACCACGCCTGGGTCGGCAACGAGAAGGGCGACGTCTACACCCTCACCCACGACGGCCGGGTCACCGGGCGGTTCGGGTTGCCGGACTCCGTCAAGTGCATCGTGGCCGACGACTTCTGGATCTACGCGGGCTGCGACGACGGCCAGGTGTACGACCTGGGCGCCAAGGTGCCGCGCGTGGCGTACGAGATCGCCGACGACGTCGACATCTACTGGCTCGACATCCACGACGGCGTGCTGGGCGTGTCCGACCGGCAGGGCCGGGTGACGGTGGTGGACCACGAGGACGAGTTCCAGTGGTCGTGCCCGGCCGTCGGCGACAGCGCCTGGATGGTCCGCTGCTCGGCGGAAGGCGTGTTCCACGGCCACTCGCGCGGCGTCACCCACTACACCGGCCGCGGCCACCGCGCGTGGCACGCCGACACCGTCGGGGAGGTGCTGTTCGGCTGGCAGGAACGCACCGAGGTCTTCGCCGGCACCAGCCGGGGCCGGGTGCACCGGTTCGCCAAGTCGGACGGGCGGGAGACCGGGACCTACCGGTGCGACGCGGCGGTGTTCTCCTGCGCGACGTCGCCCGACGGCGAGTTCGTCTTCGCGGGCGACAACCAGTCCTCGGTGTACTGCTTCGCCGCCGACGGGACGCGGCTGTGGAAGCTCGCGACCGGGTGCGGCTCGGCGTTCTCCATGCAGTACCGCGACGAGCGGCTCTACCTGGTGACGACGGACGGTTCGCTCGCGTGCCTCGACGCGAGCCGGGACGCCGTGCGCGCGGCCGAGCAGGGGCAGCTCCCGCAGCGCAAGGACATCAAGGCGGGCAGCATCGACCGCGTCGAGGCGACCGCCGAGGTCGAGGTGGTCTCGCACGTCGCGCCCGGCGAGGGCGTCGTCGTCGAGTGCGTGCAGGAGGGCGGCCGGGTCCGGGTGCACGTCGTGTCCGACGGCTACGACCACACGTGGGGCGTGCAGTTCCCGAAGGACATCCGCGTGCCCGGCGCGCGCTACCTGGTCTCCGAGGTGCTGACCTCGGCCAGCGGGTCGTTCTACCGCACGCGCGGCGAGATCAGGCGCCTGCGCTGA